In Drosophila bipectinata strain 14024-0381.07 chromosome 2R, DbipHiC1v2, whole genome shotgun sequence, one genomic interval encodes:
- the LOC108123531 gene encoding 7-methylguanosine phosphate-specific 5'-nucleotidase-like yields MSSNEMLQHTVVETLEIQNVPALMQSHCRIRDPTKVKHLLKEFVKAGPERLQVVSDFDFTITKQRTEDGSRVPSTFAMFYACKSLPPGLKEEAHKLQMKYHPIEIDPHMPAEEKLKYIVEWWTKSGELASGFPFDLSEIDEVTRQYIHNLRDRSPELFADLHRLDIPTLVFSAGLGNTVESLLRQAEMMHPNVKIVSNFLKYRDGLLDGLQDPLIHTFNKNESVLEGSDYFDQLHYRDHIILIGDSLGDANMASGATETSQVIKIGFLYHHVEENMKNYMDTFDIVLVDDQTMDVPRALVSFIEEFHKT; encoded by the coding sequence ATGTCCTCGAATGAAATGCTTCAACATACGGTCGTCGAAACCTTGGAAATCCAAAATGTTCCGGCTCTCATGCAAAGCCATTGTCGAATACGGGATCCGACCAAAGTGAAGCACCTCCTCAAGGAGTTCGTCAAGGCCGGACCGGAACGCTTACAAGTGGTATCGGATTTTGACTTCACCATCACCAAGCAGCGGACAGAGGACGGCAGCAGGGTGCCCTCCACGTTTGCCATGTTCTACGCCTGCAAATCCTTGCCCCCAGGACTAAAGGAGGAGGCCCATAAACTGCAAATGAAGTACCATCCCATCGAGATAGATCCTCACATGCCCGCCGAGGAGAAGCTTAAATACATCGTTGAGTGGTGGACAAAATCTGGGGAACTGGCGAGTGGCTTTCCTTTCGATCTGTCGGAAATCGACGAGGTAACCAGACAGTACATCCATAATCTACGAGATCGCAGTCCGGAGCTATTTGCGGATTTGCATCGTTTAGATATTCCCACTCTTGTGTTCTCCGCCGGGCTGGGAAACACTGTGGAGTCCCTCTTGCGGCAGGCGGAAATGATGCATCCTAACgtaaaaattgtttcaaattttctgaagtACCGCGATGGCCTTTTGGATGGTTTGCAGGATCCTTTGATTCACACCTTCAACAAAAACGAATCTGTACTAGAAGGAAGTGATTACTTCGATCAATTGCACTACCGGGATCATATAATTCTAATAGGCGACTCCTTGGGAGATGCAAACATGGCTTCGGGCGCTACTGAGACTTCTCAGGTCATTAAAATTGGCTTCCTCTACCAccacgtcgaggaaaatatgaaaaactaCATGGATACCTTTGATATTGTTTTAGTCGACGACCAGACCATGGATGTTCCAAGAGCTCTAGTCTCTTTTATAGAAGAGTTCCACAAAACATAA
- the mRpS17 gene encoding small ribosomal subunit protein uS17m has protein sequence MASRGLLLMGQCMPCIKQNASKIRIRRMQLDKNLNMYFKKDEFYFAHDPQKVCKTGDVVLIRELPERLTRLITHAVEKVVYPLGDITDPLTGKKVVVGKYREDIEMANQLFGKSEKAFDYDKAPPRGRLEGTKDFTHGETYIKYHEDGKDQPFAV, from the exons ATGGCGAGTAGAGGTTTGCTGTTGATGGGTCAGTGTATGCCCTGCATTAAGCAGAATGCATCCAAGATACGGATTCGCCGCATGCAGCTGGACAAGAACCTGAATATG TACTTTAAGAAGGACGAGTTCTACTTTGCCCACGACCCACAGAAGGTATGCAAAACCGGTGATGTGGTCCTAATCCGCGAGCTTCCGGAGCGTCTCACCCGCCTCATTACGCATGCTGTGGAAAAAGTAGTCTATCCGCTGGGTGACATAACCGATCCGCTCACCGGCAAAAAGGTGGTGGTGGGCAAATACCGTGAGGACATCGAGATGGCCAACCAGCTGTTTGGCAAGTCTGAGAAGGCCTTCGACTATGACAAGGCGCCGCCACGCGGTCGTCTCGAGGGCACCAAGGACTTCACACATGGAGAAACCTACATTAAGTACCACGAGGATGGAAAGGATCAGCCTTTTGCCGTGTAG